From a single Papaver somniferum cultivar HN1 unplaced genomic scaffold, ASM357369v1 unplaced-scaffold_19, whole genome shotgun sequence genomic region:
- the LOC113339004 gene encoding non-symbiotic hemoglobin 2-like, which yields MATTFTEKQEALVKESWELMKQNIPELSVRFFTTVIEIAPQAKPMFSFLKDTDEIPQNNPKLKAHAMKVFKMTCESAVQLREKGEVVVADSTLAYLGAVHVKKGVIDPHFEVVKEALLRTLESGLGDKWNEEMKCAWSEAYDQLATAIKDEMKEERAKADA from the exons ATGGCTACTACTTTTACAGAGAAACAAGAAGCTTTGGTTAAGGAATCATGGGAATTGATGAAACAAAATATCCCTGAATTGAGTGTTCGTTTCTTCACCAC TGTTATAGAGATCGCACCACAAGCGAAGCCTATGTTCTCATTCTTGAAGGATACAGATGAAATCCCACAGAACAACCCTAAGCTCAAAGCCCATGCTATGAAGGTTTTCAAGATg ACCTGCGAATCAGCTGTGCAACTACGGGAGAAAGGTGAAGTTGTCGTCGCCGACAGCACGTTAGCGTACCTGGGTGCAGTCCATGTTAAGAAAGGTGTTATCGATCCCCATTTCGAG gTGGTCAAGGAAGCACTGTTGAGGACACTGGAATCAGGATTAGGAGATAAGTGGAATGAAGAAATGAAATGTGCTTGGAGTGAAGCTTATGATCAATTGGCTACTGCTATCAAAGATGAGATGAAAGAAGAGAGGGCTAAAGCTGATGCCTAA